In one Perca fluviatilis chromosome 7, GENO_Pfluv_1.0, whole genome shotgun sequence genomic region, the following are encoded:
- the gdf6a gene encoding growth/differentiation factor 6-A — protein sequence MDASRLVTLYLGLLLLFLGNIPCFQSAAIISPSAPRRNRGARISHRDGQRSSKILKDIFTSTHPIVGHHKEDLKDSIVPHEYMLSIYRTYSAAEKLGLNASFFRSSKSANTITSFVDRGTDDLLHSPLRRQKYLFDVSTLSDKEELVGAELRIFRRAPGDVQTSLQTTGLYDIQLYPCRSDRLLDSRSLDPLDSTKAGWEVLDAWEMFKAHQHHYHPHHPHHHHHPHPYQQGNQLCFQLRVTLRKSNTEVDLRQLGLGRSGRPQQEKAILVAYTRSKKRENLFNEMKEKIKSRRSVGEKEERAVKGKAAEEEGVALRGVTGEGPRRRRRTALSNRHGKRHGKKSKSRCSKKALHVNFKELGWDDWIIAPLDYEAYHCEGVCDFPLRSHLEPTNHAIIQTLMNSMDPNSTPPSCCVPTKLSPISILYIDSGNNVVYKQYEDMVVEQCGCR from the exons ATGGACGCATCTCGACTCGTAACGCTATATCTGGGCCTGCTCCTTCTTTTCCTTGGGAATATACCGTGTTTCCAGTCTGCTGCTATCATCTCTCCCTCTGCGCCGAGAAGAAACAGAGGAGCCCGGATCTCTCATCGGGACGGACAAAGGTCATCCAAAATCCTAAAAGACATATTCACGTCTACGCACCCTATCGTGGGCCATCACAAAGAAGACCTAAAGGACTCTATTGTGCCGCATGAATACATGCTCTCCATATACAGGACGTACTCGGCTGCAGAGAAGCTCGGACTAAACGCAAGCTTTTTCCGCTCCTCTAAATCTGCCAACACCATAACAAGTTTTGTGGACAGAGGAACAG ACGATCTTTTGCACTCTCCTCTGCGAAGACAAAAGTATCTGTTTGATGTCTCAACCCTTTCAGACAAAGAGGAGCTGGTCGGGGCGGAATTAAGGATATTCCGGAGAGCGCCCGGGGACGTGCAGACTTCCCTGCAGACGACGGGCCTCTACGACATCCAGCTGTACCCCTGCCGCTCGGACCGGCTGCTGGACTCCAGGTCTCTGGACCCGCTGGACTCCACCAAGGCTGGCTGGGAAGTGTTGGACGCGTGGGAAATGTTTAAAGCACACCAGCATCACTATCATCCCCACCAcccccatcatcatcaccaccccCATCCCTATCAGCAAGGGAACCAGCTCTGCTTCCAGCTCCGCGTCACTCTCCGCAAATCCAACACCGAGGTGGACCTGAGGCAGCTGGGGTTGGGCAGGAGCGGCCGGCCCCAGCAGGAGAAGGCCATACTGGTGGCCTACACCCGCTCCAAGAAGCGGGAGAACCTGTTCAACGAGATGAAGGAGAAGATCAAGTCGCGGAGGTCGGTCGGCGAGAAGGAGGAGAGGGCGGTGAAGGGGAAGGcggcggaggaggagggggtggcGCTGAGAGGGGTAACAGGAGAGGGGCCCAGGCGGCGGCGGAGGACCGCGCTGAGCAACCGGCACGGAAAGAGGCATGGGAAGAAATCCAAATCCAGGTGTAGCAAAAAGGCGTTGCACGTGAATTTCAAAGAGCTGGGCTGGGACGACTGGATCATCGCGCCTCTGGATTACGAGGCGTACCACTGCGAGGGGGTGTGCGACTTCCCCCTGCGGTCGCACCTCGAGCCGACCAACCACGCCATCATACAGACGCTCATGAACTCCATGGACCCCAACAGTACCCCGCCCAGCTGCTGCGTCCCCACCAAGCTCAGCCCCATCAGCATCCTGTACATAGACTCGGGCAATAACGTGGTGTACAAACAGTACGAGGACATGGTGGTGGAGCAGTGTGGGTGCAGGTAG